A portion of the Pseudomonadota bacterium genome contains these proteins:
- a CDS encoding phosphate ABC transporter ATP-binding protein, which translates to MGQTNEAIIQVKDPQVAVENLSLHYGDTRALKNVTFDIPKSQVTALIGPSGCGKSTFIRCINRMNDLVDTIRIEGKIHIDGENVNDPTYDVIELRRKVGMVFQKWNPFPKSIYENVIYGLRIAGVSSKFILDDTVERSLKRAALWEEVKDRLHVSAMGLSGGQMQRLCIARAIAVNPEIILMDEPCSALDPLSTSRIEELISELRGEFTIIIVTHNMQQAARISDLTAYMYLGELVEYGPTKKLFTNPEKEETEDYITGRFG; encoded by the coding sequence ATGGGTCAAACAAACGAAGCGATTATCCAGGTGAAAGACCCTCAGGTTGCGGTTGAAAATCTCAGCCTGCACTACGGCGACACCCGGGCATTGAAAAATGTTACTTTTGATATTCCGAAATCACAGGTTACAGCTTTAATCGGGCCGTCAGGATGTGGGAAATCTACATTTATCCGCTGCATTAACCGGATGAATGATCTGGTTGATACGATCCGTATTGAAGGGAAGATCCATATTGACGGAGAAAACGTCAATGATCCGACTTATGATGTAATAGAGCTTCGCCGTAAGGTCGGAATGGTATTCCAGAAGTGGAACCCGTTCCCCAAATCCATTTATGAAAATGTTATTTACGGTCTTCGGATTGCCGGGGTGTCCAGCAAATTTATCCTCGACGACACCGTGGAGAGAAGCCTGAAGCGGGCCGCTCTCTGGGAAGAGGTGAAGGACAGACTGCATGTTTCTGCCATGGGGCTGTCGGGCGGTCAGATGCAGCGGTTGTGCATAGCCCGGGCCATCGCGGTAAATCCGGAGATCATTCTGATGGATGAGCCCTGCTCAGCTCTCGACCCCCTCTCAACCTCACGAATTGAAGAACTGATATCGGAGCTGCGGGGAGAATTCACGATCATCATTGTGACCCATAATATGCAGCAGGCAGCACGAATTTCTGATCTGACTGCTTATATGTACCTTGGCGAGCTGGTAGAATACGGACCTACCAAGAAACTGTTCACGAACCCGGAAAAAGAAGAGACGGAAGACTATATCACCGGCCGATTCGGGTAA
- a CDS encoding phosphate transport system regulatory protein PhoU, with translation MDDLVDEYTRQMYGKATEVLAEHPDHINFVLQAVTAGRHLERIADHATNI, from the coding sequence ATGGATGATCTGGTTGACGAATACACCCGGCAGATGTACGGAAAGGCGACCGAGGTCCTTGCGGAGCATCCGGACCACATCAACTTTGTCCTGCAGGCGGTCACCGCCGGTCGGCATCTGGAAAGAATAGCCGATCACGCGACCAATATC